GTGGTTCCGGTTCGAAACCCTCGACGAGGCGATCCGTCGTGTTCTCGTCGAGGCCCGTACCGAGACTTGAACGAATTGCCGAATCCGGCGGGCGTGTGCCGGTGAGACGGAGTGCGATCGGCAGAACCCACCGTGCGGGAATGGGAAGGTTTGCCGCATAGGAGGTTCCCGGTTTCGGAAACAGGGCGGCGACGCCGAGAACCGCGTCGATGCGGTCGGCCGCGAGCGGCAGCATCCGTGTTGCTATCGTTCCGCCTAGCGAATGCGCGACGACGGTGAAGTGCGGCCACGGCGCGAACTCAAGTGCAGCGACTGCCGCGTCGGCGAGAGTCGCGCCCTCGTGTCGCGGAGTTTCTGCGACGGCGGACTCGGTGCCGAGACTCTGCCGTACGTCATCCCATACCCACGTCTGCAGGCCGGCACCGCTGATGAAGAGTACGGGAGACGTCATGGCGTCAGACTATCGGTGAGAGCCCGACGTGTCGCGGTCTCTGTGGTGAACGGCTTGTGTGGGGGCCGTAGGATCATGGTCGAAGCGGATGGGGAGGATGCCGTGTCGATACCAAGCGCGCCAGTCGCTGTTCCCCCGATCGTCGTGTCTCGTG
The Paramicrobacterium chengjingii DNA segment above includes these coding regions:
- a CDS encoding alpha/beta hydrolase gives rise to the protein MTSPVLFISGAGLQTWVWDDVRQSLGTESAVAETPRHEGATLADAAVAALEFAPWPHFTVVAHSLGGTIATRMLPLAADRIDAVLGVAALFPKPGTSYAANLPIPARWVLPIALRLTGTRPPDSAIRSSLGTGLDENTTDRLVEGFEPEPRGLYLDKTVDTSFPSRCGYVSTSADIELPASAQAASAARIGARWTASLPTAHLPMLEDSMALTAGIRRFLDV